From Desertibacillus haloalkaliphilus:
ATGTTTAACCCTTTTTCAAATCCTCGCTTAAACGCCATTTTTGCTTCTTCCATCGTTAAAGGTTCACTTCTTAAAGCATTAATAGCGACGGCTTTATTTTTAAAATTCTTTTGCATGCGTTCACGTAACCGTTCACTCGAATAGTTAAACAAGTCAAAAAGTTTATCCTCATCGATATCTAAAATGATCGAACCATGC
This genomic window contains:
- a CDS encoding lipoate--protein ligase family protein, with translation HGSIILDIDEDKLFDLFNYSSERLRERMQKNFKNKAVAINALRSEPLTMEEAKMAFKRGFEKGLNIELEPYRLSEEEEEVVLQIARDRYEQDEWNFRK